ACACAGCCCAGATCCTCTGAGGGAGAGGTCAGGGTGGGCGAGGATGTGCGAGGACAGTCACCCAAACAACTGGAGGCGTCCGTTCTCCTTGGCGGGACCTGCCAGCAACAGCAGGTCTGGGAGCTCCAGGGCCGGGCTGGAGGCGGCCACCCCCATGGTGACTTTGTTGGCGACTTCTCCTGACCGGGTCACCTGCGATGGAGGGTCAGGCGTCAGAGCCGTGTATCGGGAGGGTGGGCGTGGGAGGACTGTGACGGAGGAATGTTGGTAGGGTTGACGGTCACAAGCCAAGAGGTTTAAAACCCaagttgggggccgggtggtggtgcacctggttgagcacacacgttaccaagcgcaaggacctgggttcaagtccccaattcctacctgcaggggggaagtttcacgagtggtgaggcaggcctgcaggtgtgtctgtctctgttttttttattttgatttcttattgcctccagggttattgctggggctcagtgcctgcgccatgaatccaccgctcctggaggccattttttcccccttttgttgcccttgttgttgtagccttgttgtggttattgttgatgtcgtcgttgttggataggacagagagaaatggagagaggaggggaagacagagagggggagagaaagacagacacctgcagacctgcttcaccgcctgggaagcgactcccctgcaggtggggggccggggggctcgaaccaggatccttctgccggtccttgtgctttgcgccacctgcgcttaacccgctgtgctaccgcccgacccccaggatttatttttttaaattttttatatttatttattttcccttttgttgcccttgtttttttattgtggcTGTAGTTacgattgttattgatgtcgtcgttgttggctaggacagagagaaatggagagaggaggggaagacagagagggggagggacagacagacacctgcagacccgcttcaccgcctgggaagcgactcccccgcaggcggggagccgggggctcgaaccgggatccttacgcgggtccctgcgctctgcgccgcCGCCCGGCCCCGGTTTGGCGGGAAGCCGATGCCCGCGGGGAGggagggcggcggcggcgggcgcacCTGCACGAAGTTGCTCTCGAAGATGGGGAAGTCCCGCAGCTGGTCGAACTCGCCGCTCAGGAGGTGGCGCTGCAGCCGTCCCGGCCGGCCCGACGgacaggcggggagcaggggccgCGCTAGGGGGGCGAAGGTCGGGGGTGTCTGCGCGGAGCACGAGTCCCGGGCCCCCGGCGCCGCGGGCCGAGGTCTCTGGGTCTCCGGTCTCCGCATCGCCGGCCCCATCCCTCGCCGGGGCCCCTCACCGGGCCCGCCCGCGCCGCGCAGCCGCCATCCCGCCCGCTCCCGCCTCACCTGCTGCCCCGAGGGCCGGCTGAGGCGCGCGCCCGCGCTCCATCGCAACGCCCCGCCCCCTCGGGCgcgcgggggcggggcctcgTCGCGGGGTGGCGGAGGGGAGGGCGACCGGACGCGTGACGTCACAACGCGCCGGACTTCGGGGCGCGGTTATGACGCCATCGACACAGGGCGGTGCTCGGCGCGTAGACACCCTGCGCAGGCGCATAGGCGGTCTCCCTCCCGGCGTGCCTTGCGGCCGCCCCAGGGACAATATGGCGGCGGCTGGCGCCGCGGCTACCCGGTTGCTCCTGCTCCTGGTGATGGCGGCGGCGCCCAGCCGGGCCCGGGGCAGCGGTTGCCGGGCCGGGGCCGCTGCGCGGGGAGTGAGTGCTCGCTGGCTGTGCACCGGGGGAGCGGGCCGAGGGAGGGGAGTCGCGGGGCACCATGGTGCGCGGCGGCCGGGAGGGACCCCGAGGCAGCAAGTGCAAACCTGAGCTGGGCGGCTGGGGGGGCCTGGGCTCCTCTCATGAATATGCATGAGGGGGCGCGCGCTGGGCCTCTTATGAATATGCATGAGGGGCTGGCCTGGGCGGAGCCATAACGAATCGGGGCGGTGAAGGTGGAAAGTGGACGTTCTGCTCCCTTAAGTCGGGAGCCGGGTGCCGCAGGTGCtgggggggggagatggaaaggTAGAAGTGGAGAAAACTGGGGAAATGGGGCGGAGGAGATGGATGGAATAAGGgatctgcaaacagactctcctgcctgaggctccaagctcccaggttcagatataaaaagaagaagaagaagactggagAAATGGAGAAGTAGGCGAGGAGTCTTGAAGTGGCTGGTGGTGGAGCGGGGCAGGTGGGGCAGGGCACCTGGCCCATTGGGGCTGTCGAGGTGAAAACTGGATCCATTGGAGATGAATTTGGGAAGGAAATGCCCTCGAACTCATGAATATTAACAGTGCAAGGTGtggagtgactttttttttgcttgcctCCAGTCTCTGCTCTgcgggcagccattttttcctggtttttttttttttctttctttcattttattagaacagagagaaattgagaagggaggggagctagggagagaggaaggcctTCACTGCAGACCTTCTGcttatgaagcag
The DNA window shown above is from Erinaceus europaeus chromosome 2, mEriEur2.1, whole genome shotgun sequence and carries:
- the GARIN5A gene encoding Golgi-associated RAB2 interactor protein 5A isoform X1; amino-acid sequence: MGPAMRRPETQRPRPAAPGARDSCSAQTPPTFAPLARPLLPACPSGRPGRLQRHLLSGEFDQLRDFPIFESNFVQVTRSGEVANKVTMGVAASSPALELPDLLLLAGPAKENGRLQLFGLFPLQFVQLFVHDESRWQLKVKFRTGRAFYLQLRAPLQTREREFGRWVRLLFRLRFHAAQGAVPFTQGGSSREDGDDWDDWEDDDSLEPEIQGMEARLDPQTSELWGL